One part of the Bacteroidales bacterium genome encodes these proteins:
- a CDS encoding UDP-N-acetylmuramoyl-L-alanyl-D-glutamate--2,6-diaminopimelate ligase: MKLLNKILLNTDAEFVCGNENLSIAGITTSSRDVKENYAFFALVGTKTDGHTFIDDAIKAGATAIICSKIPENKIENITYYVTKNGNETWAQSAANYYENPSKNIDLIGITGTNGKTTTVTLLFELFNKLEIPAGLISTIKCNTLTKEYVSTHTTPDALEINRLLREMVDAGCKYCFMEVSSHAVVQSRIHGLHFKGGVFTNLTHDHLDYHKTFAEYLKAKQMFFTSLPKTAFALYNDDDVNGAVMVQNSKANKFSYAIKRPADFKTKILHNSIEGLELNINGLEAWFKLVGNFNAYNLTAIYATAAICGVDSSKIIVALSSLDEADGRFNVVRSNSGITGIVDYAHTPDALKNVLTTIIDIRESGCDIITVAGAGGDRDKTKRGAMGEIIAAYSEKVIITSDNPRTEDPVKIIEDVKSGVKPEDLKKVICISDRREAIKTACMLAKAGDIILVAGKGHETYQEIMGVRNHFNDMEELNEFLNK, encoded by the coding sequence ATGAAATTATTAAACAAAATATTATTAAACACTGATGCAGAATTTGTTTGCGGCAATGAAAATTTATCAATTGCAGGAATAACCACATCAAGCAGAGATGTAAAAGAAAATTATGCGTTTTTTGCTCTTGTGGGAACCAAAACAGATGGTCACACTTTCATTGATGATGCTATAAAAGCTGGCGCAACAGCAATAATTTGCAGCAAAATTCCAGAAAATAAGATAGAAAATATTACATATTACGTAACAAAAAACGGGAATGAAACTTGGGCTCAATCTGCTGCTAATTATTATGAAAACCCTTCTAAAAATATTGATTTAATCGGAATTACAGGAACAAATGGAAAAACAACCACTGTTACTTTATTATTTGAATTATTTAACAAGTTAGAAATTCCAGCTGGATTAATTTCTACAATTAAGTGCAATACGCTAACTAAAGAATATGTATCTACGCATACTACTCCTGATGCACTTGAAATTAATAGGCTTTTGAGGGAAATGGTAGATGCAGGATGCAAATATTGTTTTATGGAAGTGAGCTCACATGCAGTTGTTCAGTCGAGGATTCATGGATTGCATTTTAAAGGCGGAGTTTTTACGAATCTAACACATGACCACCTTGATTATCATAAAACATTTGCAGAATATTTAAAAGCTAAACAAATGTTTTTTACATCATTGCCAAAAACGGCTTTTGCTCTTTATAACGATGATGATGTAAATGGTGCAGTGATGGTGCAAAACTCAAAAGCAAATAAGTTTAGCTACGCCATAAAACGTCCAGCAGACTTCAAAACCAAAATTTTGCATAACTCAATTGAAGGCTTGGAGTTGAATATTAATGGTTTAGAAGCTTGGTTTAAACTTGTTGGCAATTTCAATGCGTATAATCTTACTGCGATTTATGCTACAGCAGCTATTTGTGGGGTAGATAGCTCTAAAATAATTGTTGCCCTTTCTTCTTTAGATGAGGCTGACGGTCGCTTTAATGTGGTTCGCTCCAATTCTGGAATTACAGGCATTGTGGATTATGCTCATACTCCAGATGCTTTGAAAAATGTTTTAACAACTATTATTGATATTAGGGAAAGCGGCTGCGATATTATCACTGTTGCGGGTGCTGGTGGCGACAGAGATAAAACAAAACGAGGAGCAATGGGCGAAATAATAGCTGCATATAGCGAAAAAGTTATTATAACTAGCGACAATCCTCGAACTGAAGATCCTGTAAAAATAATTGAAGATGTTAAAAGTGGCGTAAAACCTGAAGATTTGAAAAAAGTTATTTGTATTTCTGACAGAAGGGAAGCAATAAAAACGGCTTGTATGCTTGCAAAAGCGGGCGATATTATTTTGGTTGCTGGCAAAGGACACGAAACATATCAAGAGATTATGGGTGTCAGAAATCATTTTAATGATATGGAAGAATTAAATGAATTTTTAAATAAATAA
- a CDS encoding transpeptidase family protein — protein MNKQEQNTNTSVFSRAFIIYVLSGIFTIAIIYSLIKIQFIEGEELRQKAEDLSIKFVDIKARRGNILSDDGSLLATSVPRFNLYVDLSPKTIKDKLFNDSIDALSKNMSLYFKDKSASEYKKMFVKERKQKNRYLKVARNLDFFEMKEVSKFPIFNAGRYKGGLIVERIDRREMPFGKLAKRTIGFVRDNYLVGIEGAYDSLLRGVDGKRLMRRVSGSHWVPVDNKDEILQQDGKDIVSTIDIHLQDVAETALESHLAKHEANHGCAILMEVKTGEVKAIANLQRMKNGTYAESYNYAIGELYEPGSSFKLMSMMVALEDGKVKLTDKVNTGSGKFSFGKSTMTDSHSGGFGTITVRQAFELSSNIGISSLIVNAYGKNPSQFIDGLYKLGLNKPLGISLKGEGKPYIKNKKDRTWSVTSLPWMSIGYELLMTPMQILAVYNAVANDGTLMKPMFVKEVQYAGKPIKKYAPIVLNEAICSKKTILQMQDLLKGVVLNGTAKNLKNAIFPIAGKTATAQIAMGKGYKGKTGAEYYASFVGYFPADNPRYSCIVVVNRPKAGQYYGGTVAAPVFLEIAEKIYATRLEMRHQDTLNTVTKVKSGSLYAPYRKVSDVYSMLDINFASTPSGYNDDFLFVTADTVKYNVSAENASKKLANLKGMAVSDAIEYLEKNGAIVSISGKGWVKEQYPEAGTPIHDKMKVKLILGLR, from the coding sequence ATGAATAAACAAGAGCAAAATACAAATACTTCCGTTTTTAGTAGGGCTTTTATTATTTATGTCCTATCGGGAATATTTACTATTGCCATTATTTATTCGTTGATAAAAATACAATTTATTGAAGGCGAAGAATTACGCCAAAAAGCAGAGGATTTATCAATTAAATTTGTTGATATAAAAGCAAGACGAGGAAATATTTTGTCTGACGATGGCAGCTTGCTAGCTACTTCTGTTCCTCGTTTTAATCTTTATGTGGACTTAAGCCCTAAAACGATAAAAGACAAGCTGTTTAACGATAGTATTGATGCTCTTTCTAAGAATATGAGTTTATACTTCAAAGACAAATCGGCTTCAGAATACAAAAAGATGTTTGTTAAAGAGCGCAAACAAAAAAACAGGTATTTAAAAGTAGCTCGCAATTTGGATTTCTTTGAAATGAAAGAGGTTTCGAAATTTCCAATTTTTAATGCTGGAAGATACAAGGGAGGGCTTATTGTTGAAAGAATTGACAGAAGGGAAATGCCTTTTGGAAAACTTGCTAAACGCACAATAGGCTTTGTTCGGGATAATTATTTGGTTGGAATTGAAGGTGCTTACGACAGTTTGCTAAGAGGTGTTGATGGTAAACGACTTATGAGGCGTGTTTCAGGTTCGCATTGGGTGCCAGTGGACAATAAAGATGAAATTTTGCAGCAAGATGGAAAAGATATAGTTTCAACAATAGACATTCATTTGCAAGATGTAGCTGAAACAGCGTTGGAAAGTCATTTAGCAAAACATGAAGCTAATCACGGATGTGCAATTCTAATGGAAGTTAAAACCGGCGAAGTCAAAGCTATAGCCAATTTGCAACGAATGAAAAACGGCACTTATGCAGAATCATATAATTACGCAATAGGTGAACTGTATGAACCGGGTTCTAGCTTTAAACTAATGTCTATGATGGTTGCCCTTGAAGATGGTAAAGTAAAGCTTACAGACAAAGTAAATACAGGGTCGGGAAAGTTTTCGTTTGGAAAAAGTACAATGACAGATTCTCATAGTGGAGGATTTGGTACTATCACTGTAAGACAAGCATTTGAACTGTCTTCAAACATTGGTATATCTTCATTAATTGTTAATGCGTATGGTAAAAACCCATCACAGTTTATTGATGGATTATACAAATTAGGACTTAATAAACCTCTTGGTATTTCACTAAAAGGAGAAGGGAAGCCATATATAAAAAATAAAAAAGATAGAACATGGTCTGTAACTTCTTTACCGTGGATGTCTATTGGGTATGAACTTTTAATGACTCCTATGCAAATTTTAGCCGTGTATAATGCTGTTGCAAATGATGGAACATTGATGAAGCCTATGTTTGTAAAGGAAGTGCAATATGCAGGAAAACCAATAAAAAAATATGCTCCTATAGTTTTAAATGAAGCCATTTGCTCTAAAAAAACTATTTTGCAAATGCAGGATTTATTAAAAGGTGTTGTTTTAAACGGAACAGCTAAAAATTTGAAAAATGCAATTTTTCCGATTGCTGGAAAAACTGCTACAGCCCAAATTGCTATGGGGAAGGGATATAAAGGAAAAACCGGAGCAGAATATTATGCTTCTTTTGTTGGATATTTCCCTGCTGATAATCCTCGCTATTCATGCATCGTGGTTGTTAATAGACCTAAAGCTGGACAATATTACGGCGGAACTGTTGCTGCTCCCGTTTTCTTAGAAATTGCCGAAAAAATATATGCTACACGCTTGGAAATGAGGCATCAAGATACCTTAAATACAGTTACAAAAGTAAAATCTGGCAGCTTATATGCTCCTTATAGAAAAGTTTCTGACGTTTATTCAATGCTTGACATAAATTTCGCTTCTACGCCGAGCGGTTATAATGATGATTTCTTGTTTGTTACTGCTGATACTGTAAAATATAATGTTTCAGCTGAAAACGCGAGTAAAAAACTTGCAAACTTAAAGGGAATGGCTGTTTCTGACGCGATTGAATATCTTGAAAAAAATGGAGCAATTGTTTCTATTTCTGGAAAAGGCTGGGTGAAAGAGCAATATCCAGAAGCAGGCACACCAATACATGACAAAATGAAAGTTAAACTTATTCTTGGCTTAAGATGA